In Homo sapiens chromosome 6 genomic patch of type FIX, GRCh38.p14 PATCHES HG2121_PATCH, the DNA window ctgcttcagctcccaagtagctgggattacaggtgcctgccaccacgcttggctaatttttttgtatttttggtagagacggggtttcgccatgttggccaggctggtctcaaactcctgacctcaagtgatctacctgcctcggcctctcaaagtgctgggattataggcatgagctaccatgcctggccaaagctGGTAATTTCTTAATCATGAATTACTCATGTGAATGAAGTTTGGAATATTGCtaaatataatttaacttttttttttatttcataatagaTTGTCTGAGTTTCCACATTTTCGAAATAATCATAAAACTGCAAGGACATTTGATACAGTTAAAACAAAAGATCTTAAATCTAGATCTCCACATTTGGATGATTGTTCAAAGACTGATCACAGAGCTAAAAGTGATGTTTCTAAAGATGTACATCATAGCACTTCACTGCCAAAtctggaaaaggaaggaaaaccaCATTCTGATAAAAGGAGTACTTCACATTTACCTACATCTGTTGAGAAACACTGCACTAATGGTGTTTGGTCACGTTCTCATTATCAGGTTGGCGAGGGTAGCTCAAATGAGGAtagtagaagaggaagaaaagatattAGACATAGCCAGTTTAACAGAGGAACTGAAAGAGTACGAAAAGACTTAAGTACTGGCTGTGGTGATGGTGAACCAAGGATATTGGAGGCTAGTCAAAGGCTACAAGGACATCCTGAGAAATATGGTAAAGGTGAACCAAAGACTGAAAGCAAAAGTTCGAAGTTTAAAAGTAACTCAGATTCTGACTATAAAGGTGAACGCATTAACTCTTCTTGGGAGAAAGAGACCCCTGGAGAAAGGTCACACAGTCGAGTAGACTCTCAAAGTgacaaaaaactagaaagacaaaGTGAAAGATCACAAAATATAAATAGGAAAGAAGTTAAATcacaagacaaagaagaaagaaaagttgatCAAAAACCTAAATCAGTAGTAAAGGACCAAGATCACTGGAGAAGATCTGAACGAGCATCACTTCCTCATTCCaagaatgaaataacattttctcaTAATTCAAGTAAATACCAtctagaagagagaagaggatggGAAGATTGTAAAAGAGACAAGAGTGTAAACAGTCATAGTTTTCAAGATGGAAGATGTCCATCTTCTCTTTCAAACAGTAGAACTCACAAAAACATTGACTCTAAGGAAGTTGATGCCATGCATCAGTGGGAAAATACACCTTTAAAAGCAGAAAGACATAGAACTGAAGAtaagaggaaaagagaacaagaaagcaaagaagaaaataggcatattagaaatgaaaaaagagtaCCTACAGAACATTTGCAGAAGACTAATAAGGAAACTAAGAAAACCACTACTGatttaaagaaacagaatgaaCCAAAGACTGATAAGGGAGAAGTCCTTGATAATGGTGTTTCTGAAGGAGCAGATAATAAAGAGCTTGCAATGAAAGCTGAGAGTGgtccaaatgaaacaaaaaacaaggaccTAAAATTGAGTTTTATGAAAAAATTGAACTTAACTCTTTCTCCTGCTAAAAAGCAACCTGTTTCCCAGGATAATCAGCATAAAATAACTGATATTCCCAAGTCCAGTGGTGTATGTGATTCAGAGTCTTCAATGCAAGTTAAAACAGTGGCATATGTTCCCTCCATAAGTGAACATATCTTGGGGGAAGCAGCTGTCAGTGAACATACCATGGGGGAAACCAAGTCAACGTTATTGGAACCAAAGGTTGCTCTTCTAGCAGTGACTGAACCCAGGATCGGTATCTCAGAAACCAACAAGGAAGACGAAAATAGTTTGTTAGTTAGGTCTGTTGACAATACTATGCATTGTGAAGAGCCCATTTGTGGTACAGAGACTTCCTTCCCATCTCCTATGGAAATACAACAGACAGAATCCTTGTTTCCATCAACAGGAATGAAACAAACCATTAATAATGGAAGGGCAGCAGCTCCTGTGGTAATGGATGTATTACAAACAGATGTGTCTCAAAACTTTGGCTTGGAATTGGATACCAAAAGAAATGATAATTCAGATTATTGTGGTATTTCTGAAGGTATGGAGATGAAGGTGGCACTTTCAACAACAGTGAGTGAAACCACTGAAAGCATTTTGCAGCCTTCAATTGAGGAAGCTGATATTTTGCCAATAATGCTTTCAGAAGATAATAACCCAAAATTTGAGCCTTCTGTTATAGTTACACCACTGGTTGAGAGTAAGTCGTGTCATCTGGAGCCTTGCTTACCTAAAGAGACTCTAGATTCTTCACTTCAGCAGACTGAGTTAATGGACCACAGAATGGCAACTGGTGAAACAAACTCAGTATATCATGATGATGATAACTCGGTTTTGAGCATTGACCTTAATCACCTGAGACCTATTCCAGAAGCCATCAGTCCTCTGAATAGTCCAGTGAGACCTGTAGCAAAAGTTCTTAGAAATGAAAGCCCACCTCAAGTTCCAGTGTATAATAACAGTCATAAAGGTAATAGTTTGTATTATCTTCTATAACTTTGCATTTTATGAGAATGTAAAATACATAAGATGAAttggtgctttttcttttttgataacaTAAAAAGTAGCATATTACTCAGCCCCTGTTATCTAGAAGTGCACatggagggtttttttgttttttggttttttttagatgaagtctcactctgtcccccaggctggagtgcagtgtgcacaatcttggctcactgcaacctctgcctcctgagttcaagcaattctcctgcctcagcctcccaagtagctgggactacaggcgcgtgccaccactcccagctaatttttgtattttttttagtagagtcagggtttcaccatattgggcaggctggtcttgaactcctgacctcgtgatccgcccgtctcggcctcccaaagtgttgggactataggcgtgagccactgcacccagccatagttgtttttttgtttcttttttttttttttttttttgagagagagtcactctgtcgccaggctagagtgcagtggtgcgatctcagctcactgcaacctccgcctcccaggcccaagcgattctcctgcctcagcctcccaagtagctgggattgcaggcacctgccactatgctcATTTTtgtgttagtagagatggggtttcaccatgttggtcaggttggtctggatctcttgacctcgtgatcagccctcctcagcctcccaaagtgctgggattacaggcgtgagccaccacacctggccccaagcACTTTTTAAGGTCAATAAAAACCAATGATacaggcggggcatggtggctcacacctgtaatcctagcacttagggaggctgaggcaggtagatcatgaagtcaggagttcgagaccagcctggccagtgtggtgaaaccctatctctactaaaaaatacaaaaattagctgggcgtgggagcagtcgcctgtagtcccagctactcaggaggctgaggcaggagaattggcttgaacccgggaggtagaggttgcagtgagccaagattgcgccactgcattccatcctgagTGTCATAGCAAGACTtcgttctcaaaaaaaaaatcaataatacaaGTATTAGGCATTAACATTCTGCTTCAAAAAGAACTAGTAAAACAGTGAATtgccggctgggcgcagtggctcacgcctgtaatcccagcactttgggaggccaaggcgggcagatcacgaggtcaggagatcgagaccatcctggctaacacggtgaaaccccgtctctactaaaaatacaaaaaaattagtcagacgtggtggcgggcacctgtagtctcagatactcgcgaggctgagacaggagaatggcatgaacccacgaggcggagcttgcagtgagccaaggttgcaccactgcactccagcctgggcgacagagcgagactccatctcaaaaaacaaaaaaaacaaacagtgaaTTGCctcagtatttaattttttgttatatgtaatatttaatatggACATGTCAAATAACTAAACTTTAATATACTTTTATCTTCTATAaatgtgtttaatatatttttctcttctacagATGTGTTTTTACCAAATTCAGCTCATTCTACCTCTAAGAGTCAGTCTGATCTCAATAAGGAAAATCAAAAGCCAATTTACAAATCTGACAAATGTACAGAAGCAGACACATGTAAGAATTCACCATTAGATGAATTAGAAGAAGGAGAAATTAGAAGTGATAGTGAAACATCTAAACCACaagaaagttttgaaaaaaattccaaacGTAGAGTGTCAGCTGATGTGCGGAAGTCAAAGACTATCCCACGACGTGGGAAAAGTACTGTGTGTTTAGATAAAGACAGTAGGAAAACACATGTAAGAATCCATCAGACCAATAACAAATGGAATAAAAGACCTGATAAATCTAGCAGATCttcaaaaacagagaagaaagataaAGTGATGAGCACTTCCAGCTTGGAAAAAATAGTTCCAATTATTGCTGTACCCTCTTCTGAACAAGAGATCATGCACATGTTACGAATGATAAGAAAACatgtaagaaaaaattatatgaaattcaaggCAAAATTTTCATTAATACAATTTCACAGAATTATTGAGTCAGCAATTTTGAGTTTTACATCTTTAATTAAACATCTCAACTTACACAAAATCTCTAAGTCAGTGACTACCTTACAGAAGAATCTCTGTGATATTATAGAGTCTAAACTTAAGCAAGTTAAAAAGAATGGCATAGTTGATCGTTTATTTGAACAGCAACTAccagatatgaaaaaaaaattgtggaagtTTGTAGATGACCAACTTGATTATTTGTTTGCAAAGCTTAAGAAAATCTTAGTATGTGATTCCAAAAGCTTTGGAAGAGATAGTGATGAAGGCAAACTTGAAAAAACAAGTAAACAGAATGCACAGTATTCAAATAGTCAGAAAAGGAGTGTGGACAACTCCAACAGAgaattgctgaaagaaaaattatcaaaatcagaaGACCCTGTTCATTATAAGTCTTTAGTGGGATGTAAAAAATCTGAGGAAAATTATCAAGACCAAAATAACTCCAGTATTAACACTGTAAagcatgacattaaaaaaaattttaacatctgCTTTGataatataaagaactctcaatcCGAAGAGCGCTCCTTGGAAGTACACTGTCCAAGCACCCCAAAGTCAGAAAAAAACGAAGGAAGCAGCATAGAGGATGCACAGACATCCCAGCATGCAACTTTGAAGCCAGAACGAAGTTTCGAGATTCTTACCGAACAGCAAGCATCGAGCCTTACTTTTAATTTAGTGAGTGATGCACAAATgggtgaaatatttaaaagtttgttGCAAGGTTCTGATCTTTTAGACAGCAGTGTTAACTGTACTGAAAAAAGTGAGTGGGAGTTAAAGACTCCAGAGAAGCAGCTGCTAGAGACTCTTAAGTGCGAGTCTATACCAGCTTGTACAACAGAAGAGCTAGTTTCAGGGGTGGCTTCTCCATGTCCTAaaatgattagtgatgataaTTGGTCATTATTATCATCTGAAAAAGGTCCATCTCTGTCTTCAGGGCTTTCATTGCCGGTTCATCCTGATGTGTTGGATGAAAGTTGTATGTTTGAAGTGTCTACTAACCTACCTTTAAGTAAAGATAATGTGTGTAGTGTAGAAAAGAGCAAGCCCTGCGTTTCTTCCATACTTCTTGAAGATCTAGCAGTCTCTTTAACAGTACCATCGCCTCTGAAGTCAGATGGTCATCTCAGTTTTTTAAAGCCTGATATGTCGTCCAGTTCAACTCCTGAAGAAGTCATTAGTGCTCATTTTAGTGAAGATGCCTTACTTGAGGAAGAGGATGCATCTGAGCAAGATATTCATTTAGCTCTGGAGTCTGATAATTCAAGCAGTAAATCAAGTTGTTCTTCTTCCTGGACAAGCCGATCTGTTGCTCCAGGCTTTCAGTACCACCCTAATCTACCTATGCATGCCGTCATAATGGAAAAGTCCAATGATCATTTCATTGTGAAAATACGACGTGCAACACCATCTACCTCTTCTGGCCTTAAACAGAGTATGATGCCTGATGAATTATTGACATCTTTGCCCAGACATGGAAAGGAAGCTGATGAAGGACCAGAGAAAGAATATATTTCATGTCAGAACACAGTTTTTAAATCTGTGGAGGAATTGGAAAACTCCAACAAAAATGTTGATGGCAGCAAGTCAACTCATGAAGAACAGAGCTCTATGATACAAACACAGGTTCCTGATATATATGAATTTCTTAAAGATGCTTCAGATAAGATGGGTCATAGTGATGAAGTGGCTGATGAATGTTTCAAATTGCATCAAGTATGGGAAACAAAAGTGCCTGAAAGCATTGAAGAATTGCCTTCAATGGAAGAAATCTCACACTCTGTTGGGGAACATCTTCCAAACACATACGTAGATCTAACGAAAGATCCAGTCACTGAAACCAAAAACTTGGGGGAATTCATAGAAGTAACAGTTTTACATATTGATCAGTTGGGATGTTCTGGAGGCAATTTAAATCAGAGTGCTCAAATATTAGACAATTCTTTGCAGGCTGATACTGTAGGTGCTTTTATTGATTTGACACAAGATGCTTCAAGTGAGGCTAAAAGTGAAGGTAATCATCCTGCATTAGCTGTGGAAGACTTGGGATGTGGGGTGATACAGGTAGATGAAGATAATTGTAAGGAAGAAAAGGCACAAGTGGCAAACAGGCCTTTAAAATGCATTGTTGAGGAAACCTATATCGACTTGACCACAGAATCTCCCAGTTCATGTGAAGtaaaaaaagatgagttaaaATCAGAGCCAGGATCAAATTGTGATAACTCGGAGTTGCCTGGGACTTTGCATAATTCtcacaaaaagagaagaaacatttcTGATCTAAATCATCctcataaaaaacaaagaaaggaaacagaCTTAACTAATAAGGAAAAGACCAAGAAACCTACCCAAGATTCTTGTGAGAATACTGAAGCTCACCAAAAGAAAGCCAGTAAGAAGAAGGCCCCTCCTGTGACTAAAGATCCCTCATCATTAAAGGCAACCCCAGGGATTAAGGATTCATCAGCAGCACTTGCCACTTCTACAAGTCTTTCtgcaaaaaatgttattaaaaagaagggagaaattaTCATTTTATGGACAAGGTAAGAATCTTGTGAGACATTGAAATCACCAGGAAATTTTGCACTCAGAAATCTAATCtgtctggctgggcgcagtggctcatgcctgtaatcccaatactttgggacgctgaggcaggtggatcacttgagcccaggagtttgggaccagcttgagcaacatggcgaaattctgtctctacaaaaaaatacaaaaattagggccgggcgcagtggctcacgcctgtaatcccagcactttgggaggctgaagcgggcggatcatgaggtcaggagattgagaccatcctggctaacatggtgaaacccaatctctaccaaaaatacaaaacttagccagacgtggtggcatgcacctgcagttccagctagttgggaggctgaggcaggagaatggcatgaacccggggggcagagcttgcagtgagccgagatggcgccactgcattctagcctgggcaacagagcgagactgtcttaaaaaaaaaaaagaaaaaaaatacaaaaattagccaggcgtggtggtgcaggcctgtggtcccagctacttgggaggctgaggcaggaggatcacttgagcctgggaggcgaaggttgtactccagcctgggtgacagagcaaaactctgtctcaaaaaaaaaaaaaaaaacctaaagttacctagccaggcatggtggcaggcacctgtagtcccagctactcagaaggctgaggcaggagaatggccgtgaacctgggaggcggagcttgcagtgagctgagatcacgccactgccctccagcctgggtgacagtgcgagactccctctggaaaaaaagaaaagaaaacctaaagaTATCTAATCTGTCATGTCTTCATAGCTTTATCATcctaaaataaggaaaatgaggacTTCAAAAGTGGCCAAAGGTAGTTGAAGATACATTCTAGAGTACAGACCTGCTGTACTGTTGTACAATCTAGAACAGTGGCTCTTAACCAGAGGTGTGCAGTAATACCATGGATATAGCTTTTCACTTCGAAAAGCTCTATtgtgaagttaaaaaaagaaaagtgaagtgaaaaaaagttaaaaagtgaagGGAAAAAGTGTGTTTTAACTTCActgtttaaattaaaaacttactTCATTTGGAAGGAACTGCTGTAAGCACATCTTAGAAGGAATGACAAGTGATGAAACACAGCAAAAAATCGAGTGTTGGTATAGGTTGGTGctgcaaaaccacaattacttttgcagcaacctaataGTTTGATTTTTCCTCCAGATTAGAAGTTTACAGTTTTGTAAACCGGTTGTACttttgagggtttttgtttgtttgtttgtttgtttgtttgtttgagtttcactcttgttgcccagactcgagtgcaatggtaccatcttggctcactgcaacctctgcctcccgggttcaagtgattctcctgcctcagcctcccgagtagctggaattacaagggcacacccagctaattttgtatttttagtagagacagggtttctccgtgttggtcaggctggattGTAGGTAGGAAgtactggattacaggcatgagatgcTGTGCCTGTACACTTTTGAGTTTTATATGAACTGTTTAAGAAAATCAAGACCCCATTCAGATGTAAAAGTAACCAGTTATGAATCATTGGACTAGAGGTAGATATACTTGACTAGAATGCTGAATGAGAGAAGCTGAGTTTTGTGAAAACTGGTGATCAGTTTTGTTAATTCCACAGTCCTCAAATCCCCATTGCAGGTAACTTTGCAGATGGCAGTATAATATCTCAGCAATTGTATTAA includes these proteins:
- the CASP8AP2 gene encoding CASP8-associated protein 2 isoform X4 — protein: MAADDDNGDGTSLFDVFSASPLKNNDEGSLDIYAGLDSAVSDSASKSCVPSRNCLDLYEEILTEEGTAKEATYNDLQVEYGKCQLQMKELMKKFKEIQTQNFSLINENQSLKKNISALIKTARVEINRKDEEISNLHQRLSEFPHFRNNHKTARTFDTVKTKDLKSRSPHLDDCSKTDHRAKSDVSKDVHHSTSLPNLEKEGKPHSDKRSTSHLPTSVEKHCTNGVWSRSHYQVGEGSSNEDSRRGRKDIRHSQFNRGTERVRKDLSTGCGDGEPRILEASQRLQGHPEKYGKGEPKTESKSSKFKSNSDSDYKGERINSSWEKETPGERSHSRVDSQSDKKLERQSERSQNINRKEVKSQDKEERKVDQKPKSVVKDQDHWRRSERASLPHSKNEITFSHNSSKYHLEERRGWEDCKRDKSVNSHSFQDGRCPSSLSNSRTHKNIDSKEVDAMHQWENTPLKAERHRTEDKRKREQESKEENRHIRNEKRVPTEHLQKTNKETKKTTTDLKKQNEPKTDKGEVLDNGVSEGADNKELAMKAESGPNETKNKDLKLSFMKKLNLTLSPAKKQPVSQDNQHKITDIPKSSGVCDSESSMQVKTVAYVPSISEHILGEAAVSEHTMGETKSTLLEPKVALLAVTEPRIGISETNKEDENSLLVRSVDNTMHCEEPICGTETSFPSPMEIQQTESLFPSTGMKQTINNGRAAAPVVMDVLQTDVSQNFGLELDTKRNDNSDYCGISEGMEMKVALSTTVSETTESILQPSIEEADILPIMLSEDNNPKFEPSVIVTPLVESKSCHLEPCLPKETLDSSLQQTELMDHRMATGETNSVYHDDDNSVLSIDLNHLRPIPEAISPLNSPVRPVAKVLRNESPPQVPVYNNSHKDVFLPNSAHSTSKSQSDLNKENQKPIYKSDKCTEADTCKNSPLDELEEGEIRSDSETSKPQESFEKNSKRRVSADVRKSKTIPRRGKSTVCLDKDSRKTHVRIHQTNNKWNKRPDKSSRSSKTEKKDKVMSTSSLEKIVPIIAVPSSEQEIMHMLRMIRKHVRKNYMKFKAKFSLIQFHRIIESAILSFTSLIKHLNLHKISKSVTTLQKNLCDIIESKLKQVKKNGIVDRLFEQQLPDMKKKLWKFVDDQLDYLFAKLKKILVCDSKSFGRDSDEGKLEKTSKQNAQYSNSQKRSVDNSNRELLKEKLSKSEDPVHYKSLVGCKKSEENYQDQNNSSINTVKHDIKKNFNICFDNIKNSQSEERSLEVHCPSTPKSEKNEGSSIEDAQTSQHATLKPERSFEILTEQQASSLTFNLVSDAQMGEIFKSLLQGSDLLDSSVNCTEKSEWELKTPEKQLLETLKCESIPACTTEELVSGVASPCPKMISDDNWSLLSSEKGPSLSSGLSLPVHPDVLDESCMFEVSTNLPLSKDNVCSVEKSKPCVSSILLEDLAVSLTVPSPLKSDGHLSFLKPDMSSSSTPEEVISAHFSEDALLEEEDASEQDIHLALESDNSSSKSSCSSSWTSRSVAPGFQYHPNLPMHAVIMEKSNDHFIVKIRRATPSTSSGLKQSMMPDELLTSLPRHGKEADEGPEKEYISCQNTVFKSVEELENSNKNVDGSKSTHEEQSSMIQTQVPDIYEFLKDASDKMGHSDEVADECFKLHQVWETKVPESIEELPSMEEISHSVGEHLPNTYVDLTKDPVTETKNLGEFIEVTVLHIDQLGCSGGNLNQSAQILDNSLQADTVGAFIDLTQDASSEAKSEGNHPALAVEDLGCGVIQVDEDNCKEEKAQVANRPLKCIVEETYIDLTTESPSSCEVKKDELKSEPGSNCDNSELPGTLHNSHKKRRNISDLNHPHKKQRKETDLTNKEKTKKPTQDSCENTEAHQKKASKKKAPPVTKDPSSLKATPGIKDSSAALATSTSLSAKNVIKKKGEIIILWTRNDDREILLECQKRGPSFKTFAYLAAKLDKNPNQISC